A DNA window from Cervus canadensis isolate Bull #8, Minnesota chromosome 30, ASM1932006v1, whole genome shotgun sequence contains the following coding sequences:
- the LOC122431786 gene encoding NUT family member 2G-like: protein MASEGASPALGTDVTLTPGASLPPFMTVPFPPPIPGPQHRPPWEQHLPPSMTPSFAPGGTQLLPAFPRTPLVPNPGPGPSAPGACNIIIQVRSEGRPVEHPQTQTFVLTQAPLNWSTPGPLSGSTACPVPLFLTTPVMETIVTAPAVGIGQSGKGSWTPGFPPQAPLPAAQLAPIIPQVNLGPQSHGTSREGSLATNQSKASQDDSCNPKSVYENFRCWQRFKSLARRHLPQSPDAEALSCFLIPVLRSLARLKPSMTLEEGLWRAVQEWQHRSNFDRMIYYEMARKFMEFEAEEMMQIQKLQWMQGVQGLPPPVPPKLDPQGSSAPKVCPQPVNAPRKAGSRAHPARSQPHRSQRHPGPKAPKEIPPEAVREYVDIMEALVGPIHSATGKSDAECGKDGNELKQEEEGTYADPDLLSYIDKLCSQEDFVTKVEAVIHPRFLADLLSPEPQLDPLALAEELEQEEGLTPQELVQKRLLALKEDKGVRTPSSQSVPRVDSSPSESDASKEAQRHDQGPQLGISHEACPPEVDFEAVHRFSQANTDLSRAKDLVPSPGQQELPPFQPGQPSPPQGQRCTGPQPGPRDTSVLRTASPILGAQGPRDGSSEDEEELPSLAFLLASQHSLLPWGLSQSPVPASGQASSSQRIGLSPAPLAAAKSRKRALCGGPAAVEMLPGPGAGLGVSERPALTLGLVRPSQLRKRKCDPFVTGRKRKRLCSQ, encoded by the exons ATGGCTTCAGAAGGAG CATCTCCAGCGCTGGGAACGGATGTGACCTTGACCCCTGGTGCCTCCTTGCCTCCTTTCATGACAGTGCCCTTTCCTCCACCCATTCCTGGCCCCCAACACCGGCCACCCTGGGAGCAACACCTGCCACCTTCCATGACCCCGTCATTCGCTCCTGGCGGCACCCAGCTGCTGCCAGCTTTCCCCAGGACACCTTTGGTGCCCAATCCTGGCCCTGGCCCCAGTGCCCCTGGGGCTTGCAACATCATTATCCAAGTCAGGTCCGAAGGAAGGCCGGTGGAGCACCCCCAGACTCAGACCTTTGTCCTTACTCAGGCTCCCCTCAACTGGAGCACTCCAGGGCCCCTCAGCGGGAGTACTGCATGTCCTGTCCCCCTATTCTTAACAACCCCTGTGATGGAGACCATTGTGACTGCCCCAGCTGTTGGAATAGGTCAGTCTGGCAAGGGAAGCTGGACCCCAGGCTTTCCACCTCAAGCTCCACTACCAGCTGCCCAGCTGGCCCCCATCATTCCCCAAGTGAACTTGGGGCCACAGTCACATGGCACTTCCAGGGAGGGCAGCCTGGCCACCAACCAATCCAAGGCCTCGCAGGATGACTCCTGTAACCCCAAGAGCGTGTATGAGAACTTCCGATGTTGGCAGCGCTTCAAGTCTCTGGCCCGGAGACACCTTCCCCAGagtcctgatgctgaagctctttCCTGCTTTCTCAT CCCAGTGCTTCGGTCCCTGGCTCGCCTGAAGCCCAGCATGACGCTGGAGGAGGGACTGTGGCGGGCTGTGCAGGAATGGCAGCACAGAAGCAACTTTGACCGGATGATCTACTATGAGATGGCCAGAAA GTTCATGGAATTTGAGGCAGAGGAGATGATGCAGATTCAGAAGTTACAGTGGATGCAGGGGGTGCAAGGCCTGCCTCCTCCAGTCCCACCAAAGCTGGATCCTCAGGGGTCCTCAGCCCCGAAAGTGTGCCCTCAGCCAG TCAATGCTCCCCGGAAGGCCGGTTCCCGGGCCCATCCTGCCCGCTCGCAGCCACACAGATCACAGCGGCACCCAGGGCCCAAGGCACCCAAGGAGATTCCCCCTGAGGCTGTGAGAGAGTATGTGGACATCATGGAGGCGCTGGTGGGGCCCATCCACTCGGCCACGGGCAAGTCAGATGCAGAATGTGGAAAGGACGGAAATGAGCTGaagcaggaagaggaagggacTTATGCAGATCCGGATCTCCTGAGCTACATTGACAAGCTGTGTTCCCAGGAAGACTTCGTCACCAAG GTAGAGGCAGTCATTCACCCTCGATTCCTGGCAGACTTGCTTTCCCCAGAACCACAACTGGATCCCTTGGCGCTAGCTGAGGAGTTGGAGCAGGAGGAAGGCCTCACCCCTCAGGAG CTGGTGCAGAAACGACTCCTGGCCTTGAAGGAAGACAAGGGAGTGCGGACCCCCAGCAGTCAAAGTGTACCCCGAGTGGACTCAAGTCCTTCTGAGTCTGACGCCAGCAAAGAGGCCCAGAGACATGACCAAGGCCCCCAGCTAGGGATCAGTCATGAAGCCTGCCCACCAGAGGTTGATTTCGAGGCTGTTCACAGGTTCAGCCAAGCAAACACTGACCTGTCCAGGGCCAAAGACCTTGTTCCCTCTCCAGGACAGCAGGAGTTGCCTCCATTCCAGCCAGGacaaccctcccctccccagggtcaGAGGTGCACTGGCCCTCAGCCAGGACCCAGGGATACCTCAGTTCTCAGAACGGCCTCTCCAATTCTGGGGGCCCAAGGGCCCAGGGACGGGTCCAGCGAGGACGAGGAGGAGCTCCCCAGCCTGGCCTTCCTCTTGGCCTCGCAGCACAGCCTGCTGCCCTGGGGGCTGTCCCAGAGTCCTGTCCCTGCCTCAGGCCAGGCCTCCTCCTCTCAGAGAATAGGCCTCAGCCCAGCTCCTCTGGCCGCTGCCAAGTCTAGGAAGCGGGCTCTGTGCGGAGGCCCAGCTGCTGTTGAGATGCTGCCCGGCCCGGGGGCTGGCCTCGGGGTCTCTGAGAGGCCAGCCTTGACTCTGGGACTGGTTCGCCCCTCACAGCTGAGAAAGAGAAAGTGTGACCCGTTTGTCacggggaggaagaggaagcggCTCTGCAGCCAGTAG